The Ketobacter sp. MCCC 1A13808 genome includes a window with the following:
- a CDS encoding TolC family outer membrane protein codes for MRIKSTTSSILAAWLFFSIPNAYAENLNDIFALARKNDPEWASKKQKYLGDREKLEQAFGSMMPTAELTGNWSQNRYEGGSTALTLDNAIECGIANGTFPPTVGTDFIDFLSGCQDDAVGFTDVTEDFQKSSYNFTATQPLLRMDRWHRYKRAQSLDNASKAELALGQQELMIRSAEAYFGVLRSEEELRLTQSEEKTLRAQLTEIKNRYKLGLLRDTDVYELQAQHDIAKAAVIVAETAVVNIKDTLAMLTGKDIQTVTPLPKDIPIEPPQPAALSEWEEFAAKSNYQLIASQYLVEAAEKERKEMKAAHAPTADLFLNYNHSDSSGSQSTPSSDLTTIGVRVSLPLYTGGITSSQVRESEHRLQESRYNSELARRNALRETRQFHSQVNADVASVQARLRAVKSNNSSLRAVKAGWQDGIRSMSDALAAQRSVYQARKEYTIARYEYIMDTLKLKKAAGVLTPDDLQTLNTWLDSPSSQTVSTILEEEDNFLDQVDDIKFERELKTFDDEKKAASKKQHKSLYDAFKDWRDSE; via the coding sequence ATGAGAATAAAATCGACCACCAGCAGTATTCTGGCCGCTTGGCTGTTTTTCTCTATTCCGAACGCCTACGCAGAGAATCTTAACGACATATTCGCGCTCGCCCGTAAAAACGATCCCGAGTGGGCATCGAAAAAGCAAAAGTATCTGGGCGATCGCGAAAAACTGGAACAAGCCTTTGGCTCCATGATGCCCACAGCAGAACTAACGGGTAACTGGAGCCAAAACCGTTACGAGGGTGGCAGCACCGCATTAACGCTGGATAATGCCATCGAGTGCGGCATTGCGAACGGCACCTTCCCTCCTACCGTCGGTACCGACTTCATCGATTTTCTATCCGGCTGCCAAGACGACGCTGTCGGATTCACCGATGTTACCGAAGACTTCCAGAAAAGCTCCTACAACTTCACGGCAACTCAACCGCTGCTGCGCATGGACCGGTGGCACCGTTACAAGCGAGCCCAAAGCCTGGACAATGCATCCAAAGCGGAACTGGCATTGGGTCAGCAGGAACTCATGATCCGTTCCGCTGAAGCCTATTTTGGCGTGCTGCGATCGGAAGAAGAACTGCGGTTAACCCAATCAGAAGAAAAAACCCTGCGCGCGCAGCTGACTGAAATCAAAAACCGCTACAAACTTGGTTTGCTCCGTGACACTGACGTATATGAATTACAAGCACAGCATGACATCGCAAAGGCAGCCGTTATTGTTGCTGAAACCGCAGTGGTCAATATCAAAGACACCCTGGCAATGCTGACCGGCAAGGATATTCAAACGGTCACCCCGCTGCCGAAAGACATTCCTATCGAACCACCCCAGCCCGCCGCACTCTCGGAATGGGAGGAATTTGCGGCCAAAAGCAATTACCAATTAATAGCGTCCCAGTATCTGGTCGAAGCTGCGGAAAAAGAACGCAAGGAAATGAAGGCGGCTCACGCCCCCACTGCCGACTTGTTCCTGAACTATAACCACAGTGATAGCAGTGGCAGCCAATCAACGCCCTCCTCGGACCTGACAACAATCGGCGTGCGAGTATCCCTGCCTCTCTATACAGGTGGCATAACCTCATCTCAGGTGCGCGAATCTGAACACCGCTTACAAGAAAGCCGCTACAACTCGGAGTTAGCCCGGCGTAACGCATTACGTGAAACCCGCCAATTCCATAGCCAGGTCAACGCCGATGTTGCCAGCGTGCAGGCCCGCCTTCGTGCGGTCAAGTCCAACAACAGCTCCCTGCGCGCAGTCAAAGCTGGCTGGCAAGATGGTATCCGTAGCATGTCCGACGCCTTGGCTGCACAACGCAGCGTATATCAGGCACGCAAGGAATACACAATTGCACGTTACGAATACATTATGGATACGCTCAAATTGAAAAAAGCAGCGGGTGTGCTGACACCTGACGATCTGCAAACACTGAATACCTGGCTCGATAGCCCCTCATCTCAAACCGTTAGCACCATCCTGGAGGAAGAAGACAATTTCCTCGACCAGGTGGACGATATCAAGTTTGAACGAGAGCTGAAGACGTTTGATGATGAGAAAAAAGCGGCTTCAAAAAAACAACATAAAAGCCTCTATGATGCCTTTAAAGACTGGCGTGATAGCGAATAA
- a CDS encoding OmpP1/FadL family transporter: protein MNKNNHIKPLARSILKRACYIGTTALCLASLNAHGQLLHNLTVGNPKALGLANAVTADPPGVDSIHFNPAGLAKIKGRQYSVKFIVAHTELDASFGENTEPGADVLQSYYNLRQNADCSGLPNTPDGWQNCWGNDPVANQSSSNADPSLMLPFFGPTELPILAFPSGGVAVEDPSRGWTIGTAVYSPEGFGYSRDEDDPGAYQGIQVGVTRLTYFAPTIAMPVNETLSFGVGVNFSYQGMGVDTYLRAPLETTQFLTALEDLNLPSGNLDVLRPYEPVGRLSMEMEDFLSIGFNLGILWEPYEWLSFGFLYQSEKTSQLSGDFKMENSPEFLATTDGLHHTGLDSAFLLLDGVPFNATAVESGTVELEYITPQNIAFGTSVKVLPNLKINFDVKWIEYSVWEELNFKFDGDVDFLNFSSVVYAISGLKDNADPDAMRLPRNYEDVWSVAIGAEYQVNDNLVIRAGYEPRSSAIPSTSADMLFPVGEADLFSAGFGMQLDSTSRIDGAFGLLLSEQNIGACQSNNANNCKEGDVIYNPYYSIPFKTETTAYIFALSYDKKF, encoded by the coding sequence ATGAATAAAAACAATCACATTAAACCACTGGCCAGGTCCATTCTGAAACGCGCTTGCTACATCGGCACTACCGCATTATGCCTTGCTAGTTTAAATGCTCATGGGCAACTGCTGCACAACCTCACTGTTGGTAATCCAAAAGCACTGGGACTGGCAAACGCGGTCACGGCGGATCCACCGGGCGTAGATTCGATACACTTTAACCCCGCCGGTCTGGCAAAAATCAAAGGCCGTCAATACAGTGTTAAGTTTATTGTCGCTCACACCGAATTGGATGCATCATTCGGTGAAAATACCGAACCGGGTGCTGACGTTTTGCAATCTTACTACAACCTGCGGCAAAACGCGGATTGCAGCGGTCTGCCTAACACGCCAGATGGATGGCAGAATTGCTGGGGTAACGATCCTGTCGCCAATCAAAGTAGTTCGAATGCTGACCCTTCTTTAATGTTGCCATTTTTTGGCCCAACGGAATTGCCCATTCTCGCTTTTCCTTCCGGCGGCGTAGCAGTTGAAGACCCATCCCGCGGCTGGACCATCGGAACCGCCGTGTATTCTCCAGAGGGATTTGGTTATTCGCGGGACGAAGATGATCCGGGCGCCTATCAGGGAATTCAGGTTGGCGTAACACGACTCACCTATTTCGCACCGACAATAGCCATGCCCGTCAACGAAACGCTTTCCTTCGGTGTTGGAGTAAACTTTTCCTACCAGGGCATGGGCGTAGACACCTATTTACGGGCACCACTCGAAACCACGCAATTCCTGACCGCACTGGAAGATCTGAACTTACCTTCCGGTAATCTGGATGTGCTGCGCCCCTATGAACCTGTTGGCCGGCTCTCAATGGAAATGGAAGATTTCCTTTCAATTGGCTTCAATCTCGGCATTCTATGGGAGCCCTATGAATGGCTTTCTTTCGGGTTTCTGTACCAAAGCGAAAAGACATCCCAGCTCAGCGGTGACTTTAAAATGGAGAACTCTCCTGAGTTCTTGGCCACTACAGATGGCCTTCACCACACGGGACTGGACAGCGCATTTCTGCTATTGGATGGCGTACCTTTCAATGCCACCGCAGTAGAGAGCGGTACGGTGGAACTGGAATACATCACGCCGCAGAATATTGCCTTCGGCACCTCTGTGAAGGTTCTGCCTAACCTGAAAATCAACTTTGACGTTAAGTGGATTGAATATAGCGTTTGGGAAGAACTTAACTTCAAATTTGACGGCGATGTGGATTTCCTGAACTTCTCCAGTGTTGTGTATGCTATTTCCGGCCTTAAAGACAACGCTGATCCCGACGCGATGCGTTTACCACGAAACTATGAAGATGTCTGGTCAGTTGCTATTGGTGCGGAATATCAGGTGAACGACAACCTGGTAATACGTGCCGGCTACGAACCACGAAGCAGCGCTATTCCCAGCACTTCAGCGGACATGTTGTTTCCCGTCGGTGAAGCCGATTTGTTTTCTGCAGGTTTTGGCATGCAACTGGACAGCACCTCACGTATCGACGGTGCTTTTGGTCTTTTGTTGTCTGAACAAAACATTGGGGCCTGCCAGTCAAATAACGCCAATAACTGTAAAGAAGGCGACGTGATATACAACCCTTACTATTCGATTCCGTTTAAAACTGAAACCACCGCCTACATTTTTGCTCTGTCCTACGATAAAAAGTTTTAA
- a CDS encoding MaoC family dehydratase, producing the protein MKSVDSASLQEYVGQPMGKSEWFQIDQDRINAFADATLDHQYIHVNPEMAKQTPFGGTIAHGFLTLSLLPYLQEQMADLVVPAGMKMGMNYGFDKIRFLAPVKTGAKVRASGVLKEVVEKKPGQFLFSFEYTVEIEGEDKPALIADWLVMYFI; encoded by the coding sequence ATGAAATCTGTTGATTCAGCATCACTGCAAGAGTACGTGGGCCAACCCATGGGGAAATCCGAGTGGTTTCAGATAGATCAGGACCGGATTAACGCTTTCGCAGACGCAACTCTTGATCACCAATATATTCATGTTAACCCAGAAATGGCGAAGCAAACCCCATTTGGTGGCACTATCGCGCACGGGTTTTTAACGCTGTCATTGCTGCCCTACCTGCAGGAACAAATGGCCGATCTAGTTGTTCCTGCCGGCATGAAAATGGGTATGAATTACGGGTTTGATAAAATCCGTTTTCTTGCGCCTGTTAAAACCGGTGCCAAAGTACGGGCCTCCGGTGTGCTCAAGGAAGTCGTTGAAAAAAAACCAGGGCAGTTTTTGTTTTCATTTGAATACACGGTTGAAATTGAAGGTGAAGATAAGCCCGCGTTGATCGCTGATTGGCTGGTGATGTATTTTATTTGA
- a CDS encoding TatD family hydrolase codes for MLQLIDSHCHLDFPEFDQNRAQLIQQCRDRGMLAWVVPGVSHQSWLKLRSLARDQSFIKPAFGLHPYFMQQHELSHLDVLPEYLDCGAIAVGEIGLDAFDGSTDTEQQMAIFKAQLAIAKNQRLPVIVHSRKTQDLIFKAVRELHFQYGGIMHAFSGSLQQAQRLVDSGFLIGFGGAASYDRAIKLHRLLRSLPRESIALETDSPDISPSFARHQMNTPVNLFKITEILAARLDLAPQELARQTSLNVIRLLDLNVEVAGAGAGGEANVKPGLAPR; via the coding sequence ATGCTCCAACTTATCGACAGTCACTGTCACCTGGACTTTCCCGAGTTCGATCAGAACCGGGCGCAATTGATACAGCAGTGTCGCGATCGAGGTATGCTGGCATGGGTTGTCCCCGGTGTTAGCCACCAAAGTTGGCTGAAATTAAGATCGCTGGCCCGTGATCAGAGTTTTATTAAGCCCGCCTTCGGCCTACATCCCTATTTTATGCAACAGCACGAACTCAGCCACTTGGACGTTTTGCCTGAATACCTTGATTGCGGAGCCATAGCTGTGGGTGAAATAGGGCTGGACGCCTTCGACGGCAGCACCGATACCGAGCAACAGATGGCGATCTTCAAGGCACAGCTGGCCATTGCAAAAAACCAGCGGTTACCGGTAATTGTGCATTCCAGGAAGACGCAGGATCTGATTTTTAAAGCCGTTAGGGAGCTACATTTTCAGTACGGCGGCATAATGCATGCCTTTTCAGGTAGTCTGCAACAGGCGCAACGGTTAGTAGACAGCGGTTTCTTGATCGGGTTTGGCGGTGCTGCCAGCTATGATCGAGCAATAAAATTGCACCGTCTGTTGCGATCCCTGCCACGGGAGTCGATTGCGCTGGAAACGGATTCACCGGATATATCTCCATCCTTTGCCCGCCACCAGATGAACACACCCGTGAATTTATTTAAAATAACAGAGATTCTGGCTGCTCGACTGGATCTGGCACCGCAAGAGTTGGCACGGCAGACTTCGCTCAATGTTATTAGGCTATTGGATCTGAATGTGGAGGTGGCGGGCGCGGGCGCTGGTGGTGAAGCCAATGTCAAACCCGGTCTGGCACCACGTTGA
- a CDS encoding GMC family oxidoreductase, whose amino-acid sequence MLKVIQAKDIKSSELNLKADVVIVGSGAGGAVMAYELAAAGKQVVLLEAGPYVPSSQFNEKFPDMLETLYQDHGGQVTKQGDLLVLQGRCLGGSTVVNGCVTFRVPDFILEKWGAEYGLTNLTPETLSPYFEKIERNLSIHTNQPHEINQNSRKLEQGAKALGWSVKPLQRNTKDCALTGHCLSGCKTDRKQSMLVTYLPWASHYGAQIYSDCLVTEILTDSGRASGIKAQVTDPQSGEKVADMTVKADLVVVSAGAIQTPLLFLRSQLGSQNDSIGKNFACHPSTMIVAEFEKDIYTWRGAMLGVYMDEFEHPDKGGFVLEGGGAGPMEIGMSTEPGTGKSYLEFMSNAKNYASCISLIHDHNVGQVSLKDGQKQIDYELSDDDFPAMKLAFKAAAKIYFKAGAKRVFLPTVDKRIVESEDEIDNKIDGIENTPFAIRMVSYHPQGTMRMGTDPGRSVTNEYGEHHGVNGLFVADASLFPTSIIVNPQESVYAISNYIADYILANEEKYFTRLN is encoded by the coding sequence ATGCTAAAAGTTATTCAAGCGAAAGATATCAAAAGCAGTGAACTGAACCTGAAGGCCGACGTCGTTATTGTGGGCTCCGGCGCGGGCGGAGCGGTGATGGCCTATGAACTGGCAGCAGCGGGGAAACAGGTTGTTTTATTGGAAGCCGGACCCTATGTTCCCTCCAGCCAATTCAACGAAAAATTTCCGGATATGTTGGAGACTCTCTATCAGGATCACGGAGGTCAGGTCACCAAACAAGGGGATCTATTGGTATTACAGGGGCGTTGTTTAGGTGGCTCTACCGTTGTCAACGGTTGCGTTACGTTCCGGGTACCCGATTTTATTCTTGAGAAATGGGGGGCAGAATACGGTTTGACTAATCTGACCCCAGAAACACTGTCTCCTTATTTCGAAAAAATCGAGCGGAATTTAAGTATCCACACTAATCAGCCCCATGAAATTAACCAAAATAGCCGCAAATTGGAACAGGGAGCTAAAGCCCTTGGCTGGTCTGTTAAGCCCTTGCAACGTAATACCAAAGATTGTGCGCTGACCGGGCATTGTCTCTCCGGGTGCAAGACTGACCGCAAACAATCCATGCTAGTCACCTATTTACCGTGGGCATCCCACTATGGTGCCCAAATATATAGTGATTGCCTGGTTACGGAAATCCTTACCGACTCTGGCCGCGCCTCGGGTATTAAGGCTCAGGTTACAGATCCGCAAAGCGGTGAAAAAGTCGCTGATATGACGGTGAAAGCCGATTTGGTAGTGGTATCGGCGGGTGCTATACAGACCCCGTTACTGTTTTTACGTAGTCAGCTAGGTTCCCAAAACGACAGTATTGGCAAGAACTTCGCGTGCCACCCCTCAACCATGATCGTGGCGGAATTCGAGAAGGATATTTACACCTGGCGTGGTGCAATGCTGGGGGTTTATATGGATGAGTTTGAACATCCGGATAAAGGGGGGTTCGTTTTGGAAGGCGGCGGAGCGGGGCCCATGGAAATCGGCATGTCTACGGAACCAGGCACAGGTAAAAGCTATCTGGAGTTTATGTCCAACGCTAAAAACTATGCGTCTTGCATCAGTCTTATTCACGATCATAATGTGGGACAAGTGAGTTTGAAGGATGGACAAAAGCAAATAGATTATGAACTGTCGGATGACGATTTTCCCGCTATGAAGCTGGCGTTCAAGGCGGCAGCTAAAATCTATTTCAAAGCCGGGGCGAAACGGGTGTTCTTACCTACGGTGGACAAACGGATTGTCGAGTCTGAGGATGAAATTGACAATAAAATAGACGGTATTGAGAACACGCCGTTTGCTATCCGGATGGTGTCATATCATCCCCAGGGTACGATGAGGATGGGAACGGATCCCGGTAGGTCGGTTACAAATGAGTACGGCGAGCACCATGGAGTTAATGGATTGTTCGTTGCGGATGCCAGCCTTTTTCCCACTTCCATTATCGTTAATCCACAAGAAAGTGTGTACGCGATATCAAATTATATTGCGGATTATATTCTGGCAAACGAAGAGAAATATTTTACTAGATTAAACTAA
- a CDS encoding outer membrane beta-barrel protein, with product MKYQAGLAGTLVGAVFMSISLTTQAETQMYISGGLGYIQGSDVEELFQAGNFVTPTSVGEGKDTSDGYSAALGVRLPWNLAVELAYFDLGDYKYTSKDVNLNTNTFDNGKQTIAFEGPAFALRGDWPIGESYGLYSKIGIMKFRAKRTDRVDVVDISSGVLMNSNSDSRTISDESMFFTVGGEYHATETTSVYLEYNLVMGEYSDVLVSADSELNGLFLGMRYSFGKTRGDSNKGVHARDGRKRAVTACDPDFQDVVGGTACQ from the coding sequence ATGAAGTATCAAGCAGGTTTAGCCGGCACGCTGGTCGGCGCAGTTTTTATGTCTATCTCCTTAACCACTCAAGCGGAAACTCAGATGTATATTAGTGGCGGATTGGGCTACATCCAGGGCTCTGATGTTGAGGAGTTGTTTCAAGCGGGCAATTTCGTAACCCCCACAAGTGTAGGCGAAGGAAAGGATACTTCAGACGGCTATTCAGCAGCGCTTGGCGTACGTTTGCCCTGGAATCTGGCAGTCGAGCTGGCCTATTTCGACCTTGGAGATTACAAATACACCAGTAAAGACGTTAACCTCAATACCAATACCTTCGATAACGGAAAGCAAACAATCGCATTTGAAGGCCCCGCGTTTGCCCTTCGCGGCGACTGGCCCATCGGTGAAAGTTACGGGCTCTATTCCAAGATCGGTATTATGAAATTCAGAGCAAAGCGAACCGACCGGGTAGATGTTGTCGATATTTCAAGCGGTGTATTGATGAACAGTAATTCAGATTCCCGGACGATCAGTGATGAGTCCATGTTCTTCACCGTTGGCGGTGAATATCACGCCACTGAGACGACCTCAGTGTACCTGGAATACAATTTGGTGATGGGGGAGTATTCGGATGTATTGGTTTCTGCGGATTCGGAGCTGAATGGTTTGTTTCTGGGTATGAGATACAGTTTTGGTAAAACCAGAGGTGATTCGAACAAAGGGGTTCATGCCCGTGACGGGCGCAAACGAGCCGTAACGGCTTGTGACCCGGATTTTCAGGACGTGGTCGGTGGCACGGCCTGCCAATAG